The following proteins are encoded in a genomic region of Glycine max cultivar Williams 82 chromosome 18, Glycine_max_v4.0, whole genome shotgun sequence:
- the LOC100783815 gene encoding L-type lectin-domain containing receptor kinase IV.1: MSLKVVTVVFLLATIVVASDDTSFTYNGFQSSYLYLDGSAEFTTNGMLKLTNHTKQQKGHAFFPSPIVFKNTTSGSVFSFSTTFVFAIRSEFPNLSGHGIVFVVSPTKGVPHSLPSQYLGLFDDTNNGNNSNHIFGVELDTILNTEFGDINDNHVGVDVNELKSVKSAAAGYYSDEGFKNLSLISGYPMQVWVEYDGLKKQIDVTLAPINVGKPEGPLLSLSKDLSPILNSSMYVGFSSSTGSILSSHYVLGWSFKVNGKAQQLAISELPMLPRLGGKEESKVLIVGLPLILLSLILMVALAVVHVIKRKKFTELLEDWEQDYGPHRFKYKDLSLATKGFREKELLGSGGFGRVYKGVMPISKIEVAVKKVSRESRQGMREFVAEIVSIGCLRHRNLVPLLGYCRRKGELLLVYDYMPNGSLDKYLYNKPRVTLNWSQRFKITKGVASGLFYLHEEWEQVVVHRDIKASNVLLDAELNGRLGDFGLSRLYEHGTDPHTTHVVGTLGYLAPEHTRTGKATTSSDVFAFGAFMLEVVCGRRPIEKGGESGSEILVDWVYNCWKKGEILESMDPNLGANYRPDEVELVLKLALLCSHSEPLARPSMRQVVQYLEKDVPLPDLCMLSLSSNGLTFGLHEDFQDCPMSYPSSMNRPISHTSSIVESLLSGGR, from the coding sequence atgtcTCTCAAGGTTGTAACAGTGGTGTTTTTGCTGGCAACAATAGTAGTAGCCAGTGATGACACCAGTTTCACCTATAATGGATTCCAATCTTCTTATTTGTACCTTGATGGAAGTGCTGAGTTCACCACCAATGGCATGCTTAAGCTCACCAATCACACCAAGCAACAAAAGGGTCATGCTTTCTTCCCAAGTCCAATAGTCTTCAAGAACACCACAAGTGGAAGTGTGTTTTCTTTCTCCACCACTTTTGTGTTTGCCATAAGGTCTGAGTTTCCCAATTTGAGTGGTCATGGGATTGTGTTCGTGGTTTCTCCAACAAAAGGGGTTCCACATTCTCTTCCAAGCCAGTACCTTGGCCTCTTTGATGACACCAACAACGGCAACAATAGCAACCATATTTTTGGGGTGGAGCTTGATACAATTCTGAACACCGAGTTTGGTGATATCAATGACAACCATGTTGGAGTTGATGTTAATGAATTGAAGTCGGTTAAATCAGCTGCTGCAGGGTATTACAGTGATGAGGGGTTTAAGAATTTGAGTCTCATCAGTGGCTACCCAATGCAGGTGTGGGTGGAATATGATGGCCTAAAGAAGCAGATTGATGTTACTTTAGCTCCAATCAATGTCGGTAAACCGGAAGGCCCTTTATTATCATTGAGCAAAGACCTTTCTCCAATTCTGAACAGTAGCATGTATGTTGGATTCTCATCCTCAACTGGGTCAATTCTAAGTTCTCATTATGTTTTGGGTTGGAGCTTTAAGGTGAATGGCAAGGCTCAACAGCTTGCAATCTCTGAACTCCCTATGCTACCTAGACTAGGTGGTAAAGAAGAGTCAAAGGTTCTTATTGTAGGGTTGCCTCTGATATTACTCAGTTTGATTCTCATGGTGGCTCTAGCAGTGGTTCATGTCATCAAGAGGAAGAAGTTCACGGAGCTGCTTGAAGATTGGGAGCAAGACTATGGTCCTCATAGGTTCAAGTACAAAGATCTTAGCCTGGCAACAAAGGGGTTCAGGGAGAAGGAGCTGTTGGGGAGTGGTGGATTTGGTAGAGTCTACAAAGGGGTGATGCCAATTTCCAAAATTGAGGTGGCAGTGAAGAAGGTGTCCCGTGAATCAAGGCAAGGGATGAGGGAATTTGTGGCAGAAATCGTTAGCATTGGCTGTCTCAGGCACCGGAATTTGGTTCCCCTTCTGGGGTACTGCAGGCGCAAAGGAGAGTTGCTATTGGTCTATGACTACATGCCAAATGGAAGCCTTGACAAGTATCTCTACAACAAACCAAGAGTGACCTTAAATTGGAGCCAGAGGTTTAAAATCACAAAAGGGGTTGCTTCAGGTCTGTTTTATCTACATGAGGAATGGGAGCAAGTTGTGGTCCACAGAGACATTAAGGCTAGCAATGTGCTACTTGATGCTGAATTGAATGGTAGATTAGGGGACTTTGGTCTTTCAAGGTTGTATGAACATGGAACTGATCCTCACACTACTCATGTGGTTGGAACTCTTGGTTATCTTGCACCTGAGCACACTAGAACGGGTAAGGCAACTACAAGCTCTGATGTGTTTGCTTTTGGTGCATTTATGCTAGAGGTTGTGTGTGGAAGGAGGCCAATAGAGAAAGGAGGGGAATCCGGGAGCGAAATTCTGGTCGATTGGGTGTATAATTGTTGGAAAAAGGGTGAGATTCTTGAGTCAATGGATCCAAACTTGGGCGCAAATTATAGGCCAGATGAGGTGGAATTGGTGTTGAAACTCGCCTTGTTGTGCTCACATTCTGAGCCTTTGGCTAGGCCAAGCATGCGCCAGGTTGTGCAATACTTGGAGAAAGATGTGCCTCTGCCTGATTTGTGTATGCTTAGCTTATCTTCAAATGGCTTAACTTTTGGTTTGCATGAAGATTTTCAGGACTGTCCAATGTCTTATCCTTCATCTATGAATAGGCCAATATCTCATACTTCTTCAATTGTTGAATCACTTCTCTCTGGGGGTCGTTGA